In the genome of Bombus affinis isolate iyBomAffi1 chromosome 7, iyBomAffi1.2, whole genome shotgun sequence, one region contains:
- the LOC126918623 gene encoding multidrug resistance protein homolog 49 isoform X1, producing the protein MTRRICQWTANPREKAQGMEMEPQKTNSHRQEKIFLKYTLQDAKKDKEETQYMLQENGDPIEFVPPQTKEEEKPVAPEQSLPPVPYFKLFRFATCGELMLIFGGLIMGTLTGLCIPISTIQYGEFTTLLVDRNTENQSSTPTLILKWFGGGKVLGPNETYEARMSALYDDSVAFGVSSAALSTFQFFFAVFTVDLLNIAASRQIARVRKMFLRAVLRQDMTWYDTNTSTNFASRITEDLDKMKEGIGEKLGVFTYLMVSFISSIIISFVYGWKLTLVVLSCAPIIVIATAVVAKVQSSLTAQELNAYGQAGRVAEEVLGAIRTVIAFNGEEKEVERYAEKLVPAERTGIRRGMWSGVGGGVMWFIIYISYAIAFWYGVQLILEDRPKDVKEYTPAVLVIVFFGVLAGAQNMGLTSPHLEAFAVARGSAAAIFQVLDRVPTIDSLSKDGQKLPSVNGEIEFKNVHFQYPARKDVKVLQGLNLKINRGETVALVGGSGCGKSTCLQLIQRLYDPHKGQVLLDGVDVAKLNVQWLRSHIGVVGQEPVLFDTTIRENIRYGNDSITEEEMIKAAKEANAHDFISKLPEAYDSPVGERGSQMSGGQKQRIAIARALVRRPAILLLDEATSALDVHSENTVQRALDAASKGRTTIVVTHRLSTITNADRIVFIKEGQVVEQGTHEELLALKNHYYGLVSADASATARAKATASAAKTVTAAIPKQKPPLKRQFSTLSMHSHRLSLAGASECSENQLEEHEKPYDAPMMRIFGLNKPEWPYNLIGCLAAGMVGASFPAFAVLFGEVYSVLGLQDDEEVRHESVKFSILFLVVGVVTGVGTFLQMYMFGLAGVRMTARIRKMAFTAMLRQEMGWYDEDTNSVGALCARLSTDAGAVQGATGTRVGAILQALSTLVLGIGLSMYYTWKMTLVSVVSIPLVLGAVFFEARVMSGQGLQEKKKMEAATRIAIEAISNIRTVASLGKEEAFLQRYCVELDLVAKATRIRNRLRGLVFSCGQTIPFFGYALSLYYGGALVATEGLRYENVIKVSEALIFGSWMLGQALAFAPNFNTAKISAGRIFKLLDRVPEITSPPDSEDKDLDWKADGLIQFSKVEFHYPTRPEMQILQGLNLIVKPGQMVALVGQSGCGKSTCIQLLQRLYDPISGTVTMDRRDISSVSLSNLRSQLGVVGQEPVLFDKTIAQNIAYGDNSRTVTMEEIIEAAKKSNIHSFVSSLPLGYDTRLGSKGTQLSGGQKQRIAIARALVRNPRILLLDEATSALDTQSEKVVQAALDKAMEGRTCITIAHRLATIRNADVICVLEKGTVAEMGTHDDLLSADGLYAHLHTLQESAIE; encoded by the exons ATGACACGGCGAATTTGTCAGTGGACAGCAAATCCGCGCGAGAAGGCGCAGGGTATGGAAATGGAACCCCAAAAAACAAACTCTCACCGCCAGGAAAAAATATTCTTGAAGT ACACGCTCCAAGATGCGAAGAAGGATAAAGAGGAAACTCAGTATATGCTACAAGAGAATGGCGATCCAAT TGAATTCGTGCCACCTCAAACGAAGGAGGAGGAGAAGCCGGTTGCGCCGGAACAATCCTTGCCACCAGTGCCTTATTTCAAACTC TTTCGATTTGCAACATGCGGGGAGTTGATGCTGATTTTTGGTGGCCTGATCATGGGAACTTTGACAGGCCTGTGCATCCCCATTTCGACGATTCAGTATGGTGAATTCACCACATTGCTGGTGGATCGTAATACGGAGAATCAATCGAGTACACCGACGCTTATATTGAAGTGGTTCGGAGGAGGAAAGGTCTT GGGACCCAATGAAACATACGAAGCGAGGATGAGCGCGCTGTACGACGACTCTGTTGCGTTTGGTGTATCCTCCGCGGCGCTATCCACGTTCCAATTTTTCTTTGCCGTGTTCACGGTCGATTTATTAAATATCGCGGCTTCTAGACAAATCGCTCGAGTACGTAAGATGTTCCTTCGCGCTGTTCTTAGACAGGATATGACCTGGTACGATACCAACACGTCGACCAACTTCGCCAGTAGAATTACCGA AGACTTGGACAAGATGAAGGAAGGCATAGGAGAAAAACTGGGCGTGTTCACGTACCTCATGGTCTCCTTCATCTCCTCCATCATCATATCGTTCGTATACGGCTGGAAATTAACGCTGGTGGTACTAAGTTGCGCACCAATCATCGTCATAGCCACTGCCGTAGTAGCGAAAGTTCAGAGCTCCTTAACAGCTCAGGAGTTGAACGCTTATGGCCAAGCTGGTAGAGTGGCCGAGGAAGTATTAGGCGCCATCAGGACCGTGATCGCCTTCAATGGAGAGGAAAAGGAAGTGGAGAGATACGCTGAGAAACTAGTACCAGCCGAGAGAACCGGAATAAGACGTGGAATGTGGTCCGGCGTTGGTGGTGGCGTGATGTGGTTCATCATATACATCAGCTACGCAATCGCATTTTG GTACGGAGTTCAGCTGATCCTTGAGGATAGGCCAAAGGATGTGAAGGAATATACGCCAGCAGTGTTGGTGATCGTGTTCTTCGGTGTGCTAGCTGGCGCTCAGAATATGGGTCTGACATCGCCGCATCTCGAAGCGTTCGCGGTGGCGCGTGGTTCAGCCGCGGCGATTTTCCAGGTGCTTGATCGCGTGCCAACGATCGATAGCTTGAGCAAAGATGGCCAAAAGCTTCCATCCGTCAATGGTGAGATCGAGTTCAAGAACGTACACTTCCAGTATCCCGCTAGAAAGGACGTGAAGGTGTTGCAAGGTTTGAATCTGAAGATCAATCGGGGTGAGACCGTGGCACTCGTCGGTGGATCCGGCTGTGGCAAGTCTACTTGTCTCCAGCTCATCCAACGTCTTTACGATCCTCATAAGGGAcag GTTTTACTGGACGGCGTGGACGTGGCGAAGTTGAACGTTCAATGGCTCCGTTCACACATAGGCGTGGTCGGCCAGGAACCGGTGCTCTTTGACACAACGATACGGGAGAATATCCGGTACGGAAATGACAGCATTACCGAGGAGGAGATGATCAAAGCCGCGAAGGAAGCGAACGCTCACGACTTCATCAGTAAACTGCCCGAG GCCTACGATAGTCCCGTGGGAGAGAGAGGATCGCAAATGTCCGGTGGACAGAAACAAAGGATCGCGATTGCTCGAGCTCTGGTTAGACGACCGGCTATACTTTTATTGGATGAAGCTACGTCTGCTCTGGACGTTCATAGCGAAAACACTGTGCAAAGAGCTTTGGACGCGGCGTCAAAGGGTAGAACAACGATCGTCGTCACTCACAGGCTATCGACGATTACAAATGCTGATAGAATAGTGTTTATAAAGGAGGGTCAGGTGGTTGAACAGGGTACGCACGAGGAACTGCTCGCCCTGAAAAATCATTATTACGGATTGGTCTCTGCTGACGCCAGTGCCACTGCCAGAG CGAAAGCGACGGCATCAGCCGCAAAGACGGTCACCGCAGCCATACCGAAGCAGAAACCACCGTTGAAGAGGCAATTCTCCACTCTGTCGATGCACTCTCATCGGTTGTCGTTAGCTGGCGCATCTGAGTGCTCGGAGAATCAACTGGAGGAACACGAGAAGCCGTACGACGCGCCAATGATGAGGATATTCGGGCTCAATAAACCGGAATGGCCTTACAATTTGATCG GGTGTTTAGCAGCAGGCATGGTGGGCGCCTCGTTCCCAGCATTCGCTGTTCTCTTCGGTGAAGTGTACTCCGTATTGGGTCTTCAAGATGACGAAGAAGTACGCCACGAGAGTGTCAAGTTCTCGATTCTCTTCCTGGTGGTCGGAGTTGTTACGGGCGTTGGTACTTTCCTGCAAATGTATATGTTCGGATTGGCCGGTGTGCGTATGACCGCGAGGATCAGAAAAATGGCGTTCACCGCGATGCTGCGACAGGAAATGGGCTGGTACGACGAGGACACGAACAGCGTGGGTGCTCTTTGCGCTAGATTATCCACAGACGCCGGTGCTGTCCAGGGTGCAACGGGCACACGTGTCGGTGCGATTCTTCAGGCTCTGTCGACCTTAGTCCTTGGAATCGGATTATCCATGTATTATACCTGGAAGATGACGTTAGTGTCCGTCGTCTCGATACCTTTGGTGTTGGGCGCAGTCTTCTTCGAGGCGAGAGTGATGAGCGGCCAAGGTCtgcaagaaaagaagaagatggAGGCCGCGACGAGAATCGCTATAGAGGCAATCTCGAACATTCGAACTGTAGCCAGTCTTGGGAAAGAGGAAGCCTTCTTGCAGCGTTATTGTGTGGAACTGGATCTCGTGGCTAAAGCGACAAGAATTAGAAATAGACTGAGAGGATTGGTATTCTCGTGCGGTCAGACCATACCATTCTTCGGTTATGCCTTGAGTCTCTATTATGGTGGTGCTTTGGTGGCTACCGAAGGTTTGAGATACGAGAACGTGATCAAAGTGTCGGAAGCGTTGATCTTTGGATCCTGGATGTTGGGACAAGCCCTCGCCTTTGCTCCTAATTTTAATACCGCGAAAATATCGGCCGGAAGGATATTCAAGCTTCTAGACAGAGTCCCGGAGATCACCTCGCCACCGGATTCGGAAGACAAAGATCTGGATTGG AAAGCGGACGGCTTGATTCAATTTTCGAAAGTCGAGTTCCATTATCCGACAAGGCCTGAGATGCAAATTTTACAAGGTTTGAATCTAATCGTGAAACCGGGCCAGATGGTCGCCCTGGTAGGCCAAAGTGGTTGTGGCAAATCCACCTGCATCCAATTGTTGCAACGATTGTACGATCCGATTTCTGGTACCGTGACTATGGACAGGCGTGACATCTCGTCGGTTTCGTTGAGCAATCTGAGATCTCAGCTTGGTGTGGTCGGTCAAGAACCAGTACTTTTCGATAAAACGATCGCACAGAATATCGCTTATGGCGACAACTCCCGAACTGTAACGATGGAGGAAATCATAGAAGCCGCTAAGAAGTCCAACATACATAGCTTTGTCAGCTCTCTACCACTA GGATACGACACTAGGTTAGGTTCTAAGGGAACACAGCTCTCCGGAGGACAGAAGCAACGTATCGCGATCGCGCGTGCCTTGGTCAGGAATCCTCGAATTCTACTTCTGGACGAGGCTACATCTGCTCTCGACACACAGAGCGAGAAG GTCGTGCAAGCGGCATTGGACAAGGCCATGGAGGGCAGGACGTGCATCACCATAGCGCATCGTTTGGCGACTATAAGAAACGCCGATGTGATCTGCGTGTTAGAGAAAGGAACCGTCGCGGAGATGGGTACTCACGACGATTTACTTTCAGCGGATGGCTTGTACGCTCATCTGCATACTCTTCAAGAGAGCGCGATAGAGTAG
- the LOC126918623 gene encoding multidrug resistance protein homolog 49 isoform X2: protein MRDDTANLSVDSKSAREGAGYGNGTPKNKLSPPGKNILEVEFVPPQTKEEEKPVAPEQSLPPVPYFKLFRFATCGELMLIFGGLIMGTLTGLCIPISTIQYGEFTTLLVDRNTENQSSTPTLILKWFGGGKVLGPNETYEARMSALYDDSVAFGVSSAALSTFQFFFAVFTVDLLNIAASRQIARVRKMFLRAVLRQDMTWYDTNTSTNFASRITEDLDKMKEGIGEKLGVFTYLMVSFISSIIISFVYGWKLTLVVLSCAPIIVIATAVVAKVQSSLTAQELNAYGQAGRVAEEVLGAIRTVIAFNGEEKEVERYAEKLVPAERTGIRRGMWSGVGGGVMWFIIYISYAIAFWYGVQLILEDRPKDVKEYTPAVLVIVFFGVLAGAQNMGLTSPHLEAFAVARGSAAAIFQVLDRVPTIDSLSKDGQKLPSVNGEIEFKNVHFQYPARKDVKVLQGLNLKINRGETVALVGGSGCGKSTCLQLIQRLYDPHKGQVLLDGVDVAKLNVQWLRSHIGVVGQEPVLFDTTIRENIRYGNDSITEEEMIKAAKEANAHDFISKLPEAYDSPVGERGSQMSGGQKQRIAIARALVRRPAILLLDEATSALDVHSENTVQRALDAASKGRTTIVVTHRLSTITNADRIVFIKEGQVVEQGTHEELLALKNHYYGLVSADASATARAKATASAAKTVTAAIPKQKPPLKRQFSTLSMHSHRLSLAGASECSENQLEEHEKPYDAPMMRIFGLNKPEWPYNLIGCLAAGMVGASFPAFAVLFGEVYSVLGLQDDEEVRHESVKFSILFLVVGVVTGVGTFLQMYMFGLAGVRMTARIRKMAFTAMLRQEMGWYDEDTNSVGALCARLSTDAGAVQGATGTRVGAILQALSTLVLGIGLSMYYTWKMTLVSVVSIPLVLGAVFFEARVMSGQGLQEKKKMEAATRIAIEAISNIRTVASLGKEEAFLQRYCVELDLVAKATRIRNRLRGLVFSCGQTIPFFGYALSLYYGGALVATEGLRYENVIKVSEALIFGSWMLGQALAFAPNFNTAKISAGRIFKLLDRVPEITSPPDSEDKDLDWKADGLIQFSKVEFHYPTRPEMQILQGLNLIVKPGQMVALVGQSGCGKSTCIQLLQRLYDPISGTVTMDRRDISSVSLSNLRSQLGVVGQEPVLFDKTIAQNIAYGDNSRTVTMEEIIEAAKKSNIHSFVSSLPLGYDTRLGSKGTQLSGGQKQRIAIARALVRNPRILLLDEATSALDTQSEKVVQAALDKAMEGRTCITIAHRLATIRNADVICVLEKGTVAEMGTHDDLLSADGLYAHLHTLQESAIE, encoded by the exons ATGCGCGATGACACGGCGAATTTGTCAGTGGACAGCAAATCCGCGCGAGAAGGCGCAGGGTATGGAAATGGAACCCCAAAAAACAAACTCTCACCGCCAGGAAAAAATATTCTTGAAGT TGAATTCGTGCCACCTCAAACGAAGGAGGAGGAGAAGCCGGTTGCGCCGGAACAATCCTTGCCACCAGTGCCTTATTTCAAACTC TTTCGATTTGCAACATGCGGGGAGTTGATGCTGATTTTTGGTGGCCTGATCATGGGAACTTTGACAGGCCTGTGCATCCCCATTTCGACGATTCAGTATGGTGAATTCACCACATTGCTGGTGGATCGTAATACGGAGAATCAATCGAGTACACCGACGCTTATATTGAAGTGGTTCGGAGGAGGAAAGGTCTT GGGACCCAATGAAACATACGAAGCGAGGATGAGCGCGCTGTACGACGACTCTGTTGCGTTTGGTGTATCCTCCGCGGCGCTATCCACGTTCCAATTTTTCTTTGCCGTGTTCACGGTCGATTTATTAAATATCGCGGCTTCTAGACAAATCGCTCGAGTACGTAAGATGTTCCTTCGCGCTGTTCTTAGACAGGATATGACCTGGTACGATACCAACACGTCGACCAACTTCGCCAGTAGAATTACCGA AGACTTGGACAAGATGAAGGAAGGCATAGGAGAAAAACTGGGCGTGTTCACGTACCTCATGGTCTCCTTCATCTCCTCCATCATCATATCGTTCGTATACGGCTGGAAATTAACGCTGGTGGTACTAAGTTGCGCACCAATCATCGTCATAGCCACTGCCGTAGTAGCGAAAGTTCAGAGCTCCTTAACAGCTCAGGAGTTGAACGCTTATGGCCAAGCTGGTAGAGTGGCCGAGGAAGTATTAGGCGCCATCAGGACCGTGATCGCCTTCAATGGAGAGGAAAAGGAAGTGGAGAGATACGCTGAGAAACTAGTACCAGCCGAGAGAACCGGAATAAGACGTGGAATGTGGTCCGGCGTTGGTGGTGGCGTGATGTGGTTCATCATATACATCAGCTACGCAATCGCATTTTG GTACGGAGTTCAGCTGATCCTTGAGGATAGGCCAAAGGATGTGAAGGAATATACGCCAGCAGTGTTGGTGATCGTGTTCTTCGGTGTGCTAGCTGGCGCTCAGAATATGGGTCTGACATCGCCGCATCTCGAAGCGTTCGCGGTGGCGCGTGGTTCAGCCGCGGCGATTTTCCAGGTGCTTGATCGCGTGCCAACGATCGATAGCTTGAGCAAAGATGGCCAAAAGCTTCCATCCGTCAATGGTGAGATCGAGTTCAAGAACGTACACTTCCAGTATCCCGCTAGAAAGGACGTGAAGGTGTTGCAAGGTTTGAATCTGAAGATCAATCGGGGTGAGACCGTGGCACTCGTCGGTGGATCCGGCTGTGGCAAGTCTACTTGTCTCCAGCTCATCCAACGTCTTTACGATCCTCATAAGGGAcag GTTTTACTGGACGGCGTGGACGTGGCGAAGTTGAACGTTCAATGGCTCCGTTCACACATAGGCGTGGTCGGCCAGGAACCGGTGCTCTTTGACACAACGATACGGGAGAATATCCGGTACGGAAATGACAGCATTACCGAGGAGGAGATGATCAAAGCCGCGAAGGAAGCGAACGCTCACGACTTCATCAGTAAACTGCCCGAG GCCTACGATAGTCCCGTGGGAGAGAGAGGATCGCAAATGTCCGGTGGACAGAAACAAAGGATCGCGATTGCTCGAGCTCTGGTTAGACGACCGGCTATACTTTTATTGGATGAAGCTACGTCTGCTCTGGACGTTCATAGCGAAAACACTGTGCAAAGAGCTTTGGACGCGGCGTCAAAGGGTAGAACAACGATCGTCGTCACTCACAGGCTATCGACGATTACAAATGCTGATAGAATAGTGTTTATAAAGGAGGGTCAGGTGGTTGAACAGGGTACGCACGAGGAACTGCTCGCCCTGAAAAATCATTATTACGGATTGGTCTCTGCTGACGCCAGTGCCACTGCCAGAG CGAAAGCGACGGCATCAGCCGCAAAGACGGTCACCGCAGCCATACCGAAGCAGAAACCACCGTTGAAGAGGCAATTCTCCACTCTGTCGATGCACTCTCATCGGTTGTCGTTAGCTGGCGCATCTGAGTGCTCGGAGAATCAACTGGAGGAACACGAGAAGCCGTACGACGCGCCAATGATGAGGATATTCGGGCTCAATAAACCGGAATGGCCTTACAATTTGATCG GGTGTTTAGCAGCAGGCATGGTGGGCGCCTCGTTCCCAGCATTCGCTGTTCTCTTCGGTGAAGTGTACTCCGTATTGGGTCTTCAAGATGACGAAGAAGTACGCCACGAGAGTGTCAAGTTCTCGATTCTCTTCCTGGTGGTCGGAGTTGTTACGGGCGTTGGTACTTTCCTGCAAATGTATATGTTCGGATTGGCCGGTGTGCGTATGACCGCGAGGATCAGAAAAATGGCGTTCACCGCGATGCTGCGACAGGAAATGGGCTGGTACGACGAGGACACGAACAGCGTGGGTGCTCTTTGCGCTAGATTATCCACAGACGCCGGTGCTGTCCAGGGTGCAACGGGCACACGTGTCGGTGCGATTCTTCAGGCTCTGTCGACCTTAGTCCTTGGAATCGGATTATCCATGTATTATACCTGGAAGATGACGTTAGTGTCCGTCGTCTCGATACCTTTGGTGTTGGGCGCAGTCTTCTTCGAGGCGAGAGTGATGAGCGGCCAAGGTCtgcaagaaaagaagaagatggAGGCCGCGACGAGAATCGCTATAGAGGCAATCTCGAACATTCGAACTGTAGCCAGTCTTGGGAAAGAGGAAGCCTTCTTGCAGCGTTATTGTGTGGAACTGGATCTCGTGGCTAAAGCGACAAGAATTAGAAATAGACTGAGAGGATTGGTATTCTCGTGCGGTCAGACCATACCATTCTTCGGTTATGCCTTGAGTCTCTATTATGGTGGTGCTTTGGTGGCTACCGAAGGTTTGAGATACGAGAACGTGATCAAAGTGTCGGAAGCGTTGATCTTTGGATCCTGGATGTTGGGACAAGCCCTCGCCTTTGCTCCTAATTTTAATACCGCGAAAATATCGGCCGGAAGGATATTCAAGCTTCTAGACAGAGTCCCGGAGATCACCTCGCCACCGGATTCGGAAGACAAAGATCTGGATTGG AAAGCGGACGGCTTGATTCAATTTTCGAAAGTCGAGTTCCATTATCCGACAAGGCCTGAGATGCAAATTTTACAAGGTTTGAATCTAATCGTGAAACCGGGCCAGATGGTCGCCCTGGTAGGCCAAAGTGGTTGTGGCAAATCCACCTGCATCCAATTGTTGCAACGATTGTACGATCCGATTTCTGGTACCGTGACTATGGACAGGCGTGACATCTCGTCGGTTTCGTTGAGCAATCTGAGATCTCAGCTTGGTGTGGTCGGTCAAGAACCAGTACTTTTCGATAAAACGATCGCACAGAATATCGCTTATGGCGACAACTCCCGAACTGTAACGATGGAGGAAATCATAGAAGCCGCTAAGAAGTCCAACATACATAGCTTTGTCAGCTCTCTACCACTA GGATACGACACTAGGTTAGGTTCTAAGGGAACACAGCTCTCCGGAGGACAGAAGCAACGTATCGCGATCGCGCGTGCCTTGGTCAGGAATCCTCGAATTCTACTTCTGGACGAGGCTACATCTGCTCTCGACACACAGAGCGAGAAG GTCGTGCAAGCGGCATTGGACAAGGCCATGGAGGGCAGGACGTGCATCACCATAGCGCATCGTTTGGCGACTATAAGAAACGCCGATGTGATCTGCGTGTTAGAGAAAGGAACCGTCGCGGAGATGGGTACTCACGACGATTTACTTTCAGCGGATGGCTTGTACGCTCATCTGCATACTCTTCAAGAGAGCGCGATAGAGTAG